A genomic window from Nocardioides sp. BP30 includes:
- the tyrS gene encoding tyrosine--tRNA ligase — protein MSIDPTLLDDLEWRGLVADSTDRDALREALTVGSVRFYIGFDPTAPSLHMGNLLQIVTAMRLQRAGHTPYALVGGATGMIGDPKDSGERVLNSLDTVKEWVERVRRQIEPFLSFAGDPGFEGANGATMVNNYDWTASLSVIDFLRDIGKHFPVNRMLARDTVRRRLESGISYTEFSYVLLQSMDYLNLFRDHGVTLQFGGSDQWGNITGGVELIRRAEGATVHAFTTPLVTKSDGTKYGKSEGGALWLDPEMMSPYAFHQFWLNVEDEKVGELLRIFTFLSREEIEELERQTVEKPFLRAGQKALADHMTTLVHGAQETEQAKAAAAALFGGGDLTALSGATLAAALREAGTVRVDRADGLGVVDLLLAAGLATSRGEARRTIGEGGAYVNNVRVEDPEAVVEERELVEGTWLVLRRGKKRFAGVEVH, from the coding sequence GTGTCCATCGATCCCACCCTCCTCGACGACCTCGAGTGGCGAGGCCTCGTCGCCGACTCGACGGACCGCGATGCGCTGCGCGAGGCGCTGACCGTCGGGAGCGTGAGGTTCTACATCGGCTTCGACCCGACGGCGCCCAGCCTCCACATGGGCAACCTCCTCCAGATCGTCACGGCGATGCGCCTGCAGCGCGCCGGGCACACGCCGTACGCGCTGGTCGGCGGCGCGACGGGCATGATCGGTGACCCGAAGGACTCCGGCGAGCGTGTCCTGAACTCCCTGGACACCGTCAAGGAGTGGGTGGAGCGCGTACGCCGCCAGATCGAGCCGTTCCTCTCCTTCGCGGGCGACCCCGGCTTCGAGGGTGCCAACGGCGCGACCATGGTGAACAACTACGACTGGACGGCGTCGCTGTCGGTCATCGACTTCCTGCGCGACATCGGCAAGCACTTCCCGGTCAACCGGATGCTCGCGCGCGACACCGTGCGCCGGCGGCTGGAGAGCGGCATCTCCTACACCGAGTTCTCCTACGTGCTGCTGCAGTCGATGGATTACCTCAACCTGTTCCGCGACCACGGCGTGACGCTGCAGTTCGGCGGCTCGGACCAGTGGGGCAACATCACCGGCGGCGTCGAGCTCATCCGGCGCGCGGAGGGCGCGACGGTGCATGCGTTCACCACGCCCCTGGTGACGAAGTCCGACGGCACCAAGTACGGGAAGTCCGAGGGTGGGGCGCTCTGGCTCGACCCGGAGATGATGTCGCCGTACGCGTTCCACCAGTTCTGGCTCAACGTCGAGGACGAGAAGGTCGGCGAGCTGCTGCGCATCTTCACCTTCCTCTCCCGCGAGGAGATCGAGGAGCTGGAGCGGCAGACGGTCGAGAAGCCGTTCCTGCGCGCCGGGCAGAAGGCGCTCGCCGACCACATGACGACGCTGGTGCACGGCGCCCAGGAGACCGAGCAGGCCAAGGCTGCCGCGGCGGCCCTCTTCGGCGGTGGCGACCTGACAGCGCTCTCCGGTGCGACCCTGGCCGCCGCACTGCGCGAGGCCGGCACCGTGCGCGTCGACCGGGCGGACGGTCTCGGCGTCGTCGACCTGCTCCTGGCTGCGGGTCTTGCCACGAGCAGGGGAGAGGCGCGCCGAACCATCGGCGAGGGGGGCGCCTACGTCAACAACGTGCGCGTCGAGGACCCCGAGGCGGTCGTCGAGGAGCGCGAGCTGGTCGAGGGCACCTGGCTCGTGCTGCGTCGCGGCAAGAAGCGGTTCGCGGGCGTCGAGGTGCACTGA
- a CDS encoding serine/threonine-protein kinase, whose product MIAGRYALGRELGRGGMGAVWLGTDEVLGRPVALKRLAPAHSPSRARAEREARLAARLSHPHVVAVYDLVTEAEDQWLVMEYVEGSTLAAHVTAEGPLSPDAAAPLLRQIADALAAAHAAGIVHRDVKPSNILLDAVGEAKLTDFGIARSDDLDATLTQTGFLTGSPAYLAPEVAAGAPAGPASDVWSLGATAFHALTGRPPYEVGENVMGTLYRIVHEQPPRTEAAGWLAPLVEGTMTQDPARRWSLAQVQEFLAGRRVPAAATRTLPTLAAVAPTTPPPGPPPGAAPPGSPAPVPPTPAAPAAAATARLAGAPTRARVAHARARAVPGRRHPGAPRRPSRLWASIAGGAVAIALLVALVAVHPWSRSGPTASPRTGPSPSSDPSTSASVAPAGPTADGVRAFVSTYLATASSDPAKGFAMLTPAYQRASGGLKGYERFWGNVRKVQSVGEVVPSLDPLGVSYRYTYVLRGAGKRTEDVHLRLAYTDGQYLISAG is encoded by the coding sequence GTGATCGCAGGCAGATACGCGCTCGGGCGCGAGCTCGGCCGGGGCGGGATGGGGGCCGTCTGGCTCGGCACCGACGAGGTGCTGGGCCGTCCCGTCGCGCTCAAGCGCCTCGCTCCCGCGCACAGCCCGTCCCGAGCCAGGGCCGAGCGCGAGGCGAGGCTCGCGGCCCGGCTCAGCCACCCCCACGTCGTCGCCGTCTACGACCTCGTCACCGAGGCCGAGGACCAGTGGCTGGTGATGGAGTACGTCGAGGGCAGCACGCTGGCTGCCCACGTGACCGCCGAGGGTCCGCTCTCCCCTGACGCCGCGGCGCCGCTGCTGCGCCAGATCGCCGATGCGCTGGCCGCCGCACATGCGGCCGGCATCGTGCACCGTGACGTGAAGCCGTCGAACATCCTGCTCGACGCCGTCGGCGAGGCGAAGCTGACCGACTTCGGCATCGCACGCAGCGACGACCTCGACGCCACCCTGACCCAGACGGGCTTCCTGACCGGCTCCCCCGCCTACCTGGCACCGGAGGTGGCGGCCGGTGCCCCCGCCGGACCGGCGAGCGACGTCTGGTCCCTCGGCGCGACAGCCTTCCACGCCTTGACCGGCCGGCCGCCGTACGAGGTCGGCGAGAACGTCATGGGCACGCTCTACCGGATCGTGCACGAGCAGCCGCCACGTACCGAGGCCGCGGGCTGGCTCGCTCCCCTCGTGGAGGGCACGATGACACAGGACCCCGCTCGGCGCTGGTCGCTGGCGCAGGTGCAGGAGTTCCTCGCCGGTCGGCGCGTGCCGGCCGCGGCGACCCGCACGCTCCCGACCCTCGCCGCCGTCGCTCCCACCACCCCGCCTCCCGGTCCGCCACCCGGCGCCGCCCCGCCGGGATCGCCGGCTCCGGTCCCACCCACGCCAGCCGCCCCTGCGGCCGCCGCCACCGCTCGTCTCGCGGGTGCGCCGACCCGCGCTCGCGTCGCCCACGCCCGGGCACGCGCCGTTCCCGGACGACGCCACCCCGGCGCCCCTCGCCGGCCGAGCCGGCTCTGGGCCTCGATCGCCGGCGGCGCCGTCGCGATCGCGCTCCTGGTGGCACTCGTGGCGGTCCACCCGTGGAGCCGCAGCGGCCCCACGGCGTCTCCTCGGACCGGCCCGAGTCCCTCGTCGGACCCCTCGACCAGCGCGTCGGTCGCCCCGGCGGGGCCGACGGCCGATGGGGTCCGCGCGTTCGTGTCCACCTACCTGGCCACGGCGAGCAGCGACCCGGCGAAGGGGTTCGCGATGCTGACTCCGGCGTACCAGCGGGCCAGCGGTGGCCTGAAGGGCTATGAGCGGTTCTGGGGCAACGTCCGCAAGGTGCAGAGCGTCGGGGAGGTGGTGCCCTCGCTCGACCCGCTCGGCGTCTCCTACCGCTACACCTACGTCCTGCGCGGTGCCGGCAAGCGCACCGAGGACGTCCATCTCCGGCTGGCCTACACCGACGGGCAGTACCTGATCTCCGCCGGTTGA
- a CDS encoding mannonate dehydratase, producing the protein MKMSFRWYGEGNDQVSLNDIRQIPGVETVVWSLHHKAAGEEWTQAEIDAEVARITSITPEDAARGVTKTLDAEVVESLNVHESIKLGRDVLGLSRDEAIHHYITAIERLGRAGVKVVCYNFMPVFDWLRTDMFHPLPDGSTALYFERAVVDALDPERLIADVQANTHGLTLPGWEPERLASFRELSAAYVGVTHEDMYRNYRYFLDAVIPTCEEYDVALGVHPDDPAFDVFGWPRVVSRKQDLARVLSLNDSRHHGLTLCVGSFSSHPEADAVDAVRTFMDRIHFSHVRNIKHLPNGDFSEVAHRACEGSVDTVGIMRAYAEAGFAGYIRPDHGRHLWDENTTKRAGLRPGYGLYDRALGIQYLLGVWDACRS; encoded by the coding sequence ATGAAGATGAGCTTCCGCTGGTACGGCGAGGGCAACGACCAGGTTTCACTCAACGACATCCGGCAGATCCCCGGCGTCGAGACGGTCGTGTGGTCGCTGCACCACAAGGCCGCCGGGGAGGAGTGGACCCAGGCCGAGATCGATGCCGAGGTCGCGAGGATCACCTCGATCACACCCGAGGACGCCGCGCGGGGGGTCACCAAGACGTTGGACGCGGAGGTGGTGGAGTCGCTCAACGTGCACGAGTCCATCAAGCTCGGCCGCGACGTGCTGGGCCTGTCCCGCGACGAGGCCATCCACCACTACATCACCGCCATCGAGCGGCTGGGCCGGGCGGGCGTGAAGGTCGTCTGCTACAACTTCATGCCGGTCTTCGACTGGCTGCGCACCGACATGTTCCACCCGCTGCCGGACGGGTCCACCGCGCTCTACTTCGAGCGGGCGGTGGTCGACGCCCTGGATCCGGAGCGGCTGATCGCCGACGTCCAGGCCAACACCCATGGCCTGACCCTGCCCGGCTGGGAGCCCGAGCGGCTCGCCTCGTTCCGGGAGCTGAGCGCGGCGTACGTCGGCGTCACCCACGAGGACATGTACCGCAACTACCGGTACTTTCTCGACGCGGTCATCCCCACCTGCGAGGAGTACGACGTGGCCCTCGGCGTGCATCCCGACGATCCGGCGTTCGACGTCTTCGGGTGGCCGCGGGTGGTCTCGCGCAAGCAGGACCTCGCCCGGGTGCTGTCGCTCAACGACTCGCGCCACCACGGCCTGACGCTCTGCGTGGGATCGTTCTCCTCCCATCCGGAGGCCGATGCGGTGGATGCGGTGCGCACGTTCATGGACCGCATCCACTTCTCGCACGTGCGCAACATCAAGCACCTGCCGAACGGCGACTTCTCGGAGGTCGCGCACCGGGCGTGCGAAGGATCGGTGGACACCGTCGGCATCATGCGGGCCTACGCCGAGGCCGGATTCGCCGGCTACATCCGCCCCGACCACGGCCGCCACCTGTGGGACGAGAACACCACCAAGCGAGCGGGTCTTCGTCCCGGCTACGGCCTCTACGACCGCGCGCTCGGCATCCAGTATCTGCTCGGGGTCTGGGACGCCTGCCGGAGCTGA
- a CDS encoding mannitol dehydrogenase family protein: MSRLSLRTLPRGGAGVRVPVDRPRRVGVVHLGIGAFHRAHQAVFTEDAALAAGEDDWGICGITQRSATVLDQLVPQDFLYSVLERGGDDRVRVVGQVADVLFAAESPAQTRSAIADPGVSVVTLTVTEKGYRRRADGGLDLADPAVAADLSGASSTAVGQLVRGLQARARGDAGPLSVLSCDNLAGNGGVLRRLVREFCAALPDGEGEAIGGWVEEHVAFPSSMVDRIVPATSAPDRALVAQRLGVTDHGVVVAEPFRQWVIEDDFAARRPAWELAGAELVDDVAPYERLKLRTLNATHSLLAYLGALRGHATIAEAVADEELRGWAEGFIREDVAPTLAADGLDVLAYGGQVLDRFANPALRHRTAQVAMDGSQKLPLRVLPTVRARLDAGATPEGGALIVAAWMAYVARCRDGGAFVLEDPLAERLLTAVGDRDDAAGIVDALLGVEEVFGADLREVGRFRDALTAHLRALLTVRRGSAS, encoded by the coding sequence ATGAGCCGGCTGTCTCTGCGGACCCTGCCGCGCGGCGGTGCTGGAGTGCGGGTGCCTGTCGACCGCCCCCGCCGGGTCGGCGTCGTACACCTGGGCATCGGCGCCTTCCACCGCGCCCACCAGGCCGTGTTCACCGAGGACGCCGCGCTCGCGGCGGGGGAGGACGACTGGGGGATCTGCGGGATCACCCAGCGCTCGGCCACCGTGCTGGACCAGCTCGTGCCGCAGGACTTCCTCTACTCGGTGCTGGAGCGCGGCGGGGACGACCGGGTCCGCGTCGTCGGCCAGGTCGCCGACGTGCTGTTCGCGGCCGAGAGTCCCGCCCAGACGCGCTCGGCGATCGCCGACCCGGGCGTCAGCGTGGTGACGCTGACGGTCACCGAGAAGGGCTATCGGCGGAGGGCCGACGGTGGCCTGGACCTTGCGGACCCCGCCGTCGCGGCGGACCTCTCGGGGGCGAGCAGCACCGCCGTCGGGCAGCTCGTCCGCGGGTTGCAGGCCCGGGCCCGCGGCGACGCCGGCCCGCTGAGCGTGCTCTCCTGCGACAACCTCGCCGGCAACGGAGGGGTGCTGAGGCGGCTCGTGCGCGAGTTCTGCGCCGCGCTCCCCGACGGCGAGGGGGAGGCGATCGGCGGCTGGGTCGAGGAGCACGTCGCGTTCCCGAGCTCGATGGTGGACCGGATCGTGCCGGCCACCTCGGCGCCGGACCGGGCGCTGGTCGCGCAGCGTCTGGGCGTGACGGACCACGGCGTCGTGGTGGCCGAGCCGTTCCGGCAGTGGGTGATCGAGGACGACTTCGCGGCACGGCGACCGGCCTGGGAGCTGGCGGGCGCGGAGCTGGTCGACGACGTCGCGCCGTACGAGCGGCTCAAGCTGCGCACCCTGAACGCCACCCACTCCCTGCTCGCCTACCTGGGTGCGCTGCGCGGCCACGCCACCATCGCCGAGGCCGTCGCGGACGAGGAACTGCGCGGCTGGGCGGAGGGCTTCATCCGCGAGGATGTGGCGCCGACGCTGGCGGCCGACGGTCTCGACGTGCTCGCGTACGGCGGGCAGGTGCTCGACCGGTTCGCGAATCCGGCCCTCCGGCACCGGACCGCGCAGGTGGCGATGGACGGTTCGCAGAAGCTGCCGCTGCGGGTACTGCCGACGGTGCGCGCCCGGCTCGACGCCGGCGCCACTCCCGAGGGTGGAGCACTGATCGTGGCGGCGTGGATGGCCTACGTGGCCCGCTGCCGCGACGGCGGCGCCTTCGTGCTCGAGGACCCGCTCGCGGAGCGGCTGCTCACCGCCGTGGGCGATCGGGACGACGCTGCCGGCATCGTCGACGCCCTCCTCGGCGTGGAGGAGGTCTTCGGCGCCGACCTGCGCGAGGTGGGCCGCTTCCGCGACGCCTTGACCGCCCATCTCCGGGCGCTGCTGACCGTGAGGAGAGGATCCGCTTCATGA
- a CDS encoding PfkB family carbohydrate kinase, giving the protein MPDPDRDRLSIDVVVLGEVLVEVSSTGPLVDGAATRLGFSGDALNAAAAAAAAGARTALIAKVPSDELGDALVARAGALGIDTGWIVRSEGQHGLYLSHADPEGRREFTYVRTGSLGSQLSVADLDDALLQQAGVVLASGITCAVSTSAADAVRHAARLARRFVYDPNFRPRLTDRTAAAAMLRELAPLAEVIVPSWPTETQQLLDLTGAGAEAADTPMVGALAALGRLGARSIVMTCGADGAQLWDAERGTRHVPPTPAPAVVDQTGAGDCFGGTLAGRLALGDDLETAARLAGAAAALSVQGQGGTGFIPTLAQTRAALETHHPEAVS; this is encoded by the coding sequence GTGCCTGACCCCGACCGCGACCGGCTGAGCATCGACGTGGTCGTGCTCGGCGAGGTGCTCGTCGAGGTCTCCTCGACCGGACCGCTCGTCGATGGAGCGGCCACACGGCTCGGTTTCTCCGGTGACGCCCTGAACGCCGCCGCGGCAGCCGCGGCGGCGGGGGCTCGCACCGCCTTGATCGCCAAGGTCCCGAGCGACGAGCTGGGAGACGCGCTGGTGGCGCGCGCCGGGGCGCTCGGCATCGACACCGGATGGATCGTGCGGAGCGAGGGTCAGCACGGCCTGTACCTCTCCCACGCGGACCCCGAGGGCCGCCGCGAGTTCACCTATGTGCGCACGGGCAGCCTCGGCTCGCAGCTGTCCGTGGCCGACCTCGACGACGCCCTGCTGCAGCAGGCAGGGGTGGTGCTGGCCAGCGGCATCACCTGCGCCGTCTCGACCAGCGCCGCCGATGCCGTCCGGCACGCCGCACGGCTGGCCCGGCGCTTCGTCTACGACCCGAACTTCCGGCCGCGCCTGACGGATCGGACCGCCGCCGCGGCGATGCTGCGGGAGCTGGCGCCGCTCGCCGAGGTGATCGTGCCGTCGTGGCCCACGGAGACGCAGCAGCTGCTGGACCTGACGGGTGCGGGTGCCGAGGCGGCTGACACACCGATGGTGGGGGCACTCGCCGCGCTGGGTCGTCTCGGAGCGAGGAGCATCGTGATGACCTGCGGGGCCGACGGGGCGCAGCTGTGGGACGCCGAGCGGGGCACGCGACACGTACCACCGACGCCGGCACCGGCGGTGGTCGACCAGACCGGGGCCGGGGATTGCTTCGGCGGCACGCTCGCGGGCCGGCTCGCTCTCGGCGACGACCTGGAGACGGCGGCCCGGTTGGCCGGCGCGGCGGCTGCGCTGTCGGTGCAGGGACAGGGCGGCACCGGCTTCATCCCCACCCTGGCGCAGACCCGGGCGGCGCTCGAGACGCACCACCCCGAGGCTGTCTCATGA
- the uxaC gene encoding glucuronate isomerase has protein sequence MALAQPTRTGLHPDRALPSGTVERGIAREILGHTRDLPIVSMHGHVPVALLEADQPFGDPASLLVVPDHYLVRMLLSQGVAPESLGLHRPDGTTAAVDPREVWRAFASRWHLFRGTPTRFWLEHVFAETLGVEWRLSADNADRVFDDISARLAEPDFLPLALLDRWGIEVLATTDAADADLSSHHRLAERGYTDRIVPTFRPDAVLRLDRTDWADSLALLGQRTGSEIGGYADFVAALEQRRWAFVEAGARATDHGHASADTTPLDGSEAERIFAAALRGEVTAPQADAFAAHMLFEMARMSTHDGLVMQLHPGVLRDHDPRTQESWGSDIGYDIPVSTEFTRSLRPLLNAFGHHPDFTLVLFTVDETTYSRELAPLAGVYPAVRLGAPWWFLDSPDGMRRFREAAVDTAGFFNTAGFVDDTRAFLSIPARHDLARRMDAGHLARLVAEHRLELDEAVETAVALAHDLPRAVYPTLPRGASSA, from the coding sequence GTGGCACTCGCGCAGCCGACCCGTACCGGGCTGCACCCCGACCGAGCCCTGCCGAGCGGGACGGTGGAGCGCGGCATCGCCCGTGAGATCCTGGGTCACACGCGGGATCTGCCGATCGTCTCCATGCACGGTCACGTGCCGGTCGCCCTCCTGGAGGCCGATCAGCCGTTCGGCGACCCGGCCTCGCTGCTCGTCGTCCCCGACCACTACCTGGTCCGAATGCTCCTGTCCCAGGGCGTGGCGCCGGAGTCCCTCGGACTGCACCGGCCCGACGGCACGACGGCGGCCGTCGACCCGCGCGAGGTCTGGCGCGCCTTCGCCTCCCGCTGGCACCTGTTCCGGGGGACACCGACGAGGTTCTGGCTCGAGCACGTGTTCGCCGAGACGCTCGGGGTGGAGTGGCGGCTGTCGGCCGACAACGCGGATCGGGTCTTCGACGACATCAGCGCGCGACTGGCCGAGCCCGACTTCCTGCCCCTGGCGCTGCTGGACCGGTGGGGTATCGAGGTCCTGGCGACGACCGACGCCGCGGACGCGGACCTGTCCAGCCACCACCGACTCGCCGAGCGCGGGTACACCGACCGGATCGTGCCGACGTTCAGGCCCGACGCAGTGCTGCGCCTGGACCGCACGGACTGGGCTGACAGTCTGGCGCTCCTCGGCCAGCGGACGGGCAGCGAGATCGGCGGATACGCGGACTTCGTCGCCGCCCTGGAGCAGCGCCGGTGGGCGTTCGTCGAGGCGGGCGCGCGCGCCACCGACCACGGCCACGCCAGCGCCGACACCACGCCGCTGGACGGCTCCGAGGCCGAGCGGATCTTCGCCGCGGCCCTGCGCGGGGAGGTCACCGCACCCCAGGCGGACGCGTTCGCGGCCCACATGCTGTTCGAGATGGCCCGGATGTCGACCCACGACGGGCTGGTCATGCAGCTGCACCCAGGGGTGCTGCGAGACCACGACCCGCGGACGCAGGAGTCGTGGGGGAGCGACATCGGCTACGACATCCCGGTCAGCACCGAGTTCACCCGAAGCCTGCGACCGCTGCTCAACGCCTTCGGGCACCACCCGGACTTCACGCTGGTGCTCTTCACCGTCGACGAGACGACCTACAGCCGCGAGCTCGCCCCGCTGGCGGGTGTCTACCCGGCGGTGCGGCTCGGCGCGCCGTGGTGGTTCCTCGACAGCCCGGACGGGATGCGCCGGTTCCGGGAGGCGGCGGTGGACACCGCAGGCTTCTTCAACACCGCGGGGTTCGTCGACGACACGCGTGCCTTCCTATCGATCCCGGCGCGCCACGACCTCGCCCGCCGGATGGACGCGGGCCACCTGGCCCGGCTGGTCGCCGAGCACCGTCTCGAGCTCGACGAGGCCGTCGAGACGGCTGTGGCGCTCGCCCACGACCTGCCCCGAGCCGTCTACCCGACCCTTCCCCGAGGAGCGAGCAGTGCCTGA
- a CDS encoding LacI family DNA-binding transcriptional regulator, producing MVTLRDVARAAGVSPATASRALGNPDVVAAGTRERVLRTARELGYRANQAARALATGDSGMIGLVVPDIESPFFASIAKGVDARARELGSSVLIADTQEDAELEAEVAGRVQERVEGVILCSPRMGTADLGGLADLGPTVLINRESSDLPSVSFETPTGVRAALAHLRSLGHRVIAYVGGPHSAWADAERRSALHAVPGLRIVDLGHHRPVHDSGAAAVDTVMACGASAVLCYNDLVAVGLVRSLQSRGIRVPEDISVVGFDDIALATLTAPALTTVRLPWAAAGRVAVDLLLGAGEDAGEDAGEPAAGRAPRRVRLGVELVVRESTGVGPERAVPPLPEA from the coding sequence ATGGTCACGTTGCGAGACGTCGCTCGCGCGGCAGGGGTCTCGCCCGCGACGGCGTCGCGAGCCCTCGGCAATCCCGATGTCGTCGCCGCCGGCACCCGCGAGCGAGTGCTCCGGACCGCGCGCGAGCTCGGCTACCGGGCCAACCAGGCCGCCCGCGCCCTGGCGACCGGTGACAGCGGCATGATCGGGCTCGTCGTCCCTGACATCGAGAGTCCTTTCTTCGCCTCGATCGCGAAGGGGGTGGATGCGCGTGCCCGCGAGCTCGGGTCCTCGGTGCTGATCGCCGACACCCAGGAGGACGCGGAGCTCGAGGCAGAGGTGGCGGGCCGCGTCCAGGAGCGGGTCGAGGGGGTAATCCTCTGCTCGCCGCGGATGGGTACGGCGGACCTCGGCGGGCTCGCCGACCTCGGCCCGACCGTGCTGATCAACCGCGAGTCCAGCGACCTGCCCTCGGTCAGCTTCGAGACGCCGACGGGCGTTCGCGCCGCACTCGCGCACCTGCGTTCGCTGGGCCACCGGGTGATCGCGTACGTCGGCGGTCCGCACTCGGCCTGGGCCGACGCCGAGCGCCGATCGGCGCTCCACGCGGTGCCGGGGCTCAGGATCGTCGACCTCGGCCACCACCGGCCGGTGCACGACAGCGGCGCCGCGGCCGTCGATACCGTCATGGCGTGCGGCGCGAGCGCCGTGCTCTGCTACAACGACCTGGTGGCCGTCGGCCTCGTCCGCAGCCTCCAGAGCAGGGGCATCCGCGTTCCCGAGGACATCTCCGTGGTGGGCTTCGACGACATCGCGCTCGCAACGCTGACGGCACCGGCGCTGACCACCGTCAGGCTGCCCTGGGCGGCCGCGGGGCGCGTCGCCGTGGATCTTCTGCTCGGCGCCGGGGAGGACGCCGGGGAGGACGCCGGGGAGCCGGCGGCCGGACGGGCCCCCCGACGCGTGCGGCTGGGGGTCGAGCTGGTGGTCCGGGAGTCGACGGGCGTCGGCCCGGAACGCGCTGTCCCGCCCCTCCCCGAGGCCTGA
- a CDS encoding SRPBCC family protein: MRPVLSTRVAVPASVAWEELVDLSAWPQWGPTLRSAVLDDGSGRLHPGATGRITTTVGLGLRFEIDGWHEDEATRSWSWRVAGVHATEHSVHALTSGTCRVAMSVPWWAPAYLAVVGAALRRIRHRLEDADRAGLGHGPRSR, from the coding sequence GTGCGTCCTGTGCTGAGCACCCGCGTGGCCGTTCCCGCCTCCGTGGCGTGGGAGGAGTTGGTCGACCTCTCCGCGTGGCCGCAATGGGGTCCCACGCTCCGCTCCGCGGTGCTCGACGACGGAAGCGGTCGGCTCCACCCCGGAGCCACCGGGCGGATCACGACGACGGTGGGTCTGGGCCTCCGGTTCGAGATCGACGGGTGGCACGAGGACGAAGCGACCCGATCGTGGTCGTGGCGGGTGGCCGGCGTGCACGCCACCGAGCACTCGGTCCATGCGCTCACGTCCGGGACGTGCCGGGTCGCGATGAGCGTCCCCTGGTGGGCGCCCGCCTATCTCGCCGTGGTCGGGGCGGCGCTGCGACGGATCCGGCACCGTCTCGAGGACGCCGACCGGGCCGGGCTCGGTCACGGTCCTCGGTCGAGGTAG